Proteins encoded in a region of the Orcinus orca chromosome X, mOrcOrc1.1, whole genome shotgun sequence genome:
- the LOC101277862 gene encoding DDB1- and CUL4-associated factor 12-like protein 2: MARQTGSRKRKAPALAAGGDGPLPPKKPKRPAALRSLLHYLKGREVGARGRAGLPGFEGKLRGYAVRKLPELLRERELALGTLNKVFASQWLNARQVVCGTKCNTLFVVDVQSGHITRIPLMRDRGPGSARAQPSCGIHAIQLNPSKTLLATGGENPNSLAVYQLPTLDPVCLGDRHGHKDWIFAIAWMSDTVAVSGSRDGTVALWKMDPDMFHGSIAWHNDAGLPLYAHIRPRDVQTIPRASTNPSNRKVRALAFSGKNQELGAVSLDGYFHLWKAQSNLSRLLSIRLPYCRENVCLTYCDELSLYAVGSQSHVSFLDPRQRQQNIRPLCSREGGTGVRSLSFYQHIVTVGTGHGCLLFYDIRAQTFLEERASASPHFSPGPAGRKLKLTCGRGWLNHDDLWVNYFGGIGELPNALYTHCYNWPEMKLFVAGGPLPSGLHGNYAGLWS, encoded by the coding sequence ATGGCGAGGCAAACAGGTAGCAGGAAGCGGAAAGCGCCGGCGCTCGCGGCGGGTGGGGACGGGCCGCTGCCTCCCAAGAAGCCCAAGCGGCCGGCGGCGCTGCGCTCGCTGCTGCACTACCTGAAGGGCCGCGAGGTGGGGGCGCGGGGCCGCGCCGGGCTCCCGGGCTTCGAGGGCAAGCTGCGCGGCTACGCGGTGCGGAAACTGCCCGAGCTGCTGAGGGAGCGCGAGCTGGCGCTGGGCACCCTCAACAAGGTGTTCGCGTCGCAGTGGCTGAACGCCAGGCAGGTGGTGTGCGGCACCAAGTGCAACACGCTCTTCGTGGTGGACGTGCAGTCGGGCCACATCACGCGCATCCCCCTGATGCGGGACCGCGGGCCCGGGTCGGCCCGCGCCCAGCCGAGCTGCGGCATCCACGCCATCCAGCTGAATCCCTCCAAGACGCTTCTGGCCACCGGGGGCGAGAACCCCAACAGCCTGGCCGTCTACCAGCTGCCCACGCTGGACCCCGTGTGCCTGGGCGACCGCCACGGCCACAAGGACTGGATCTTCGCCATCGCCTGGATGAGCGACACGGTGGCCGTGAGTGGCTCCCGCGACGGCACCGTGGCGCTCTGGAAGATGGACCCCGACATGTTCCACGGCAGCATCGCCTGGCACAACGACGCGGGCCTCCCCCTGTACGCCCACATCCGTCCCAGGGACGTGCAGACCATCCCCAGGGCCAGCACCAACCCCAGTAACCGCAAGGTGCGGGCCCTGGCCTTCAGCGGCAAGAACCAGGAGCTGGGAGCCGTGTCCCTGGACGGCTACTTCCACCTGTGGAAAGCCCAGAGCAACCTGTCCAGGCTGCTGTCCATCAGGCTGCCCTACTGCCGAGAGAACGTGTGCCTGACCTACTGCGACGAGTTGTCCCTGTACGCGGTGGGCTCCCAGTCCCACGTCTCCTTCCTGGATCCGCGGCAGCGCCAGCAGAACATCCGGCCCCTGTGCTCCCGAGAGGGCGGCACGGGTGTGCGCTCCCTGAGCTTCTACCAGCACATCGTCACCGTGGGCACGGGCCACGGCTGCCTGCTCTTCTATGACATCCGCGCGCAGACGTTCCTGGAGGAGAGGGCCTCGGCCAGCCCGCACTTCTCTCCGGGGCCCGCAGGGAGGAAGCTCAAGCTCACctgtggcagaggctggctgAACCACGATGACCTGTGGGTGAACTACTTCGGTGGCATCGGCGAGCTCCCCAACGCGCTCTACACGCACTGCTACAACTGGCCCGAGATGAAGCTCTTCGTCGCTGGGGGGCCTCTCCCTTCCGGCCTCCACGGGAACTATGCCGGCCTCTGGAGCTAA